CTCTACGCCGCCGCGCTTGTAGCCATCCCACAACCGACCACCAGACTGCCCCAGCCTCTCGTCCACCACGTCGACGAGGGGCTCGATCCGACCGTCCAGCACCTCACGGACAGCGTGATGCAGGCGCATGCTGAGCCCTGGTGCCGTGGATTCAAGACGCCGTGCCATCCACTTCCCGCCTCCACCCCAAGACCCGCCCATGACCAGCGCCAACTCGCCAGTTCGCCGCGCCAGTTCGGTGGCAATGAACAGCCGCTCCCCCTGGTCGGAGCTTCCCGAGAGGTCGTCGAGGAGGTCGGTGATCGCGTAGCGGCGGTCATCGATCTCTTCGGCCGACGCGGTGGGCGGGCCCGCGGCAGTCAGCTTCCGGGCCTCAGCAGCGAGGCGCGCGCCGACTCCATCGGTGTCGAAGAGCAGCAGCCCGTCGGCACACATCCAGAGCAGCGGTGACCGGCGCTTGCGTACTTCCCGCTCGACGTACGCGTACCAACTCGCCTCGGTGTGCACGAACAGCTCCACCGGCCAGTCATCGTGCCGGAAGCTTGCCCGGTAGGGGGCCGGGGCGCCATGGAGCAGCACCACGATGTCGAGATCAGACATCGCCGTACGACGGCCCGTCACGACGCTGCCTCCCAAGAACGCCGCCCGAGCGTCAGGGTGATGTTCGTCCACAACGGCACGCGCAGTGTCAATCGGGTCCATGGAGCAACTATCTGCTCCCTGCCTGGCGCGCACGGGGTTTCTTCCCCCGCACCAGCAGAGGTGTAGGCTCTCGCGCTTCGCTGCCTGCGCCGAGGCTGTGACCTGCGACTTCTCGCGCTGTCTCACGCTGCTTCATGTGCGGTTGTCTCAGCTCTCGCTCGGTGCACCACCTTCGCTGAGGCCACTCCAGACGGTCAGAGCGCTGACCTGCGGTGTCTCACGGTCCACTATCACCCGGGTCGGCGGTGTGGTCGGCTGTGTGGGGGGGCCGTACGGCGGGAACGCGGGGTGCGTTCTGCGCCGGATGTTCGACCGCAACATCGCGCTGCGCGGGGGAGCGCCCCGGTCCGCGCCTACATGCCCAAACTCCTGCCGGATGCGCTCTGCGGGGTCCTCGATCGGGAACCCGTCTTCGACCGTGCCGTCCCCTGGCCGAGGTGCCGGACGGTTATCGGGCGATGGACGACCGGTCGGCGCTGAAGCTGCGCATCACCTTTTGAGCGTGGGGCGCGCGGCGCCTTCGTGATGTCAGGTGGCGCGCTTCACGTGGCGGACCAGCCACATCAGCAGGGCGTCCAGGTCGGCGGCGGCCGAGAGGACCCGGTCGACCGCCTCGGGGGTGTGCAACCACTGTTCGCAGCCGAGGGGACGGGCGGCGATCAGTGAACGGTGGCGCAGCAGGTTCGTACGGGAGTGGTCTGTCGGGTAGCCGCGCGGGGGACGTTTCATCACGTCCCCGGAGATGTCGTAGCCCTTTTTCCGCACGTCCTCGACGATGGCGGACAGTTCGCGGCCGCTTTTTTCGGAGGCCACGGCTTTGCGGAACGTGTCCACCTGGCCGGGATCGGGGTACCACCAGGCGCCCTGGATCCGCAGGCCGTCCAGGTCGAACCGG
This portion of the Streptomyces canus genome encodes:
- a CDS encoding nucleotidyltransferase domain-containing protein, yielding MDPIDTARAVVDEHHPDARAAFLGGSVVTGRRTAMSDLDIVVLLHGAPAPYRASFRHDDWPVELFVHTEASWYAYVEREVRKRRSPLLWMCADGLLLFDTDGVGARLAAEARKLTAAGPPTASAEEIDDRRYAITDLLDDLSGSSDQGERLFIATELARRTGELALVMGGSWGGGGKWMARRLESTAPGLSMRLHHAVREVLDGRIEPLVDVVDERLGQSGGRLWDGYKRGGVEP
- a CDS encoding DUF2461 family protein, with the translated sequence MRGQFTGWPEQAMDVLWQLQGEPTHATRERCRADRERLVRQPMIALLNEVADTDPRYEDFSVWHYRTNSWWWQHQGAVIRLGRKIEIGLRFDLDGLRIQGAWWYPDPGQVDTFRKAVASEKSGRELSAIVEDVRKKGYDISGDVMKRPPRGYPTDHSRTNLLRHRSLIAARPLGCEQWLHTPEAVDRVLSAAADLDALLMWLVRHVKRAT